TAAGTAGATCCAACGTCGGAAATATTGAATCTGGTATAGTCCAATTAACTCAAAGAAACATAGATGCTATTTGTGAAAAATTTAATGTCAATGAAGTTTGGTTAAAGACTGGAGAAGGAGAAGTATTTTTAAATTTATCTCCAGAGGAAGAATTTGATATGCTTGTTGGTAGATTATACGCAGATGACGATTCTTTCAAAAAAAATAT
This region of Paraclostridium sordellii genomic DNA includes:
- a CDS encoding helix-turn-helix domain-containing protein, with product MYEVIFLKERLRDLRTKHLKLTQQEFADSIKLSRSNVGNIESGIVQLTQRNIDAICEKFNVNEVWLKTGEGEVFLNLSPEEEFDMLVGRLYADDDSFKKNIIRAMLKLNDEDWLVVKKFTEELKKGM